A segment of the Caldivirga sp. genome:
GCGGGGGGTGGGATTTGAACCCACGCAGGCCTACGCCAACGGGACCTAAACCCGCAAAAATCATGCATGGAGTCTCATTAAAATCATGCATGGTATGGTTTAAAAACTGAGGTGTGGTTTGGTACTTCAACTGGTAGGAATGGATCCAAGCATGATTAACGTGGATAAGCTTAATAATGAGACTAGAAGGAGGATCCTGGAGTACGTCCTCAATAAGGGTGTTAAGCCTGGTGAGTTGGGTTATGAGTGGTCGTATGTTTATAGGGTTAGGGTTGGTAGGGTTCAGGTTAGTGATGATTTGGTTAAGGCATGCATAAGGCATATTACCAGGGAGGAGTTGGTTAGGTTGGTTGGTGTTAGGCTTGAGGAGGCTAATGCTACGCCTAGTGATGCTGTTAGGGTTATTCGCACAATGCAGGTTGACCCAGCTTACCGTGACCTAGTCTTCAGTATGCTTAAGCAGGCATTTGGTGAGTACTTGAGGGAGGCTGGGGCTGAGTGGATTGTGAAGGAGGGTGACCTTGAGGATTTCATTAAGGCTAAGAGGCTTAGGGGGCTTTCAGAGAAGACTATTAGGGATGAGGTTCGTTACGTTAGGCAAGCCTTAATTGAACTTAACTGGAGGCTTAACCCGGATGCTCTAAGGGACTACTTATCGGAGTTAAGGGAGGAGTCGGAGTACGTGCTTAAGCATACTGCATACAGCCTAAAGTCACTCCTAAAGGAGGTTCTTAGGTCAAGGGACCCAGTATTATTCAGTGCACTTTACTATAGTTTCAGGACTGTGAAGCCAATGAGGAGGATTAGGGTTAAGTTACCTGAATTAAGCCAATTAAGGGAATTATTCAGTGAGTTACCGAGTATTGAGGCTAAGGCGTACTTCATGATCCTAGCCGAGACTGGGCTTAGGCCCAGTGAACCACTCCTACTTGGTTTAAGTGACGTGGATTGGGAGCATGGTGTGCTTAGGATTGGTAAGGTTACGGCCACTAAGAGGGCATTCATAGCCTTCCTAAGGCCTGAATCAGTGAAGTGGCTTAAGGATAATTACATGCCTGTTAGGGACGGCTTCGTGAAGCTTAAGTACGATGCCGTTAAGGCTGATTACCTACACGTTAATGCTAATGCAGAGGATTGGGCAAGTAGGCTAATACCATTCAATAGGGATAGGTTAAGAAGGGAGATTAAGAAAACAGCCAGGGCAGTGCTGGGCCGTGACTTCGAGCTATACGAGCTACGTAAATTCTTCGCAACATGGATGATAAGCCAAGGAGTACCGGAAAGCATAGTCAACACACTACAGGGCAGGGCACCACCAAGCGAATTCAGAATACTCATTGAGCACTACTGGAGCCCTAGGCATGAGGAGCTTAGGCAGTGGTATTTGAAGCATGCACCAGCCGTATGTTGTGGTTGATTGGCGATGTTTTAATTCAAGCTTCATTAAAAGCCCCTATTGTTAACCTCTTTTGCCGCATTTTACTCATTAACTTCTCTAGCCGGTGCCTTGATTCATTCGACTCGATGCGCATGGTTAATTAAATAAACGCACTAATGTTGAACACGGCTATTTGGGCGTCATTAGGGTCTTAACTTTACAAAACAGTGCCTGTAGCGGTTTTAACCTCTTTCCAACATATGGTTCATTGCCCTGAGTTTATTAAGGTCTTTAACTCATTGGACTCATGGGGTATTTGGTAAGGTACTTAAGGCTATTTTAATTAGTTCCATGTTCTTAATTTTAATGATGTTCGCTACTCCTAAGGCTCTACGTTTATCGAGTCACTATGGTTCATTAGTATATTATGTTGTGTTGTTCTTAACGTCACCTTTTAATCCTCAGGAGTTTGTGGCTATTAAGGCTCCTCCATTAGTCATGGCCTCTAACTTCTTATTTCAAACAGTGTTGACGGTAGTTGACTTATCTTTAGCATTGCTCACTGTTGATCGCGTTGGTTTGTTTAAAAGGCCTATGCTATACACGATGCTGTTAATCATCACTGCTAACTACATAGCCTTCACAATATCCTACATGGTGTTTAGGAGGCCTTTGATTGGGATATCGGGCATTGCAGTGGATTCATCAGTAATAGCACTAATGGCCTCATACATGCTGAGGGTTACAGGCTCTAGAATCGATTCCTCAGTATTAACAGCCCTATCGTTAGCATGTTCAATAATCACACTATACTTAGCATTTGCATCACCATACTGGGTGAACCATGTAATAGATGTATTGAGCTTAACACCAGCATTAACTATAATGTGGATGAAGCGTAGGTAATGTAGGGTAATGTTAATTGACTCATTACCCTACGTTAATGAAGGCAGTAACCCCTAAAGGGCTCTACGCGCTTCAAAGACCAGGAATTGACGAACCTCGTTAATTCCTTACCATTGCTCCTCACCGGCTTTACTTTGACCTTATTAGGCTCCTTAATTTCACGCCCAAGCCTACCTAAGCGCCACCGCAGTTGAAGTTCAACCACCCCCGAANNNNNNNNNNTGAGCCTAACACCAGCATTAATGTGGATGAGGCATAAGAACCGCCTCAATCTTCTGGCGCTTGATTGAATACCAACCTTAAATGCCGTGGCTATTAAGCCCCCATCCCCTAGCCTATGTTATGGTGTTGCCTGGTAGCTTGGTTTGCATTCGCCTTTCTTTATGCATTTAATCAATGTCTCTGCCTTTAACCCGTATTTGCTCGCAAGCGCCTCCTCGTCTATGAGCCTCCTTAGCATGAATACTACGGCGTTTCTTAGGTTTGTTGTGTAGTGCATAATGTCCTCGTTACCGTACTCAAGCACTGCATAGACCTCAACACCCCTAACCCTCATCACGTAGAATAGGCAGTTACAATCCAACCTTACTCGACCAATGGGGGTATCTACAATAGGCACGGCATTAATGGCTAGCCTCACTGGGAGTTAATGCAGCAATACTTAAAAGTCATAGGTTAATTTAGCATCATGCCCAGCAGGGCTCTAATCATCGCCATCGTTGCCTTAGCCATTGCCCTAGTTACTGGACTCCTCCTACTGCACTCCCCCAAACCCTCCTGGCGCTACATGACTATTAACGCTTCTTACGTCTTCCTGGTTCCACAATCC
Coding sequences within it:
- a CDS encoding tyrosine-type recombinase/integrase; protein product: MVLQLVGMDPSMINVDKLNNETRRRILEYVLNKGVKPGELGYEWSYVYRVRVGRVQVSDDLVKACIRHITREELVRLVGVRLEEANATPSDAVRVIRTMQVDPAYRDLVFSMLKQAFGEYLREAGAEWIVKEGDLEDFIKAKRLRGLSEKTIRDEVRYVRQALIELNWRLNPDALRDYLSELREESEYVLKHTAYSLKSLLKEVLRSRDPVLFSALYYSFRTVKPMRRIRVKLPELSQLRELFSELPSIEAKAYFMILAETGLRPSEPLLLGLSDVDWEHGVLRIGKVTATKRAFIAFLRPESVKWLKDNYMPVRDGFVKLKYDAVKADYLHVNANAEDWASRLIPFNRDRLRREIKKTARAVLGRDFELYELRKFFATWMISQGVPESIVNTLQGRAPPSEFRILIEHYWSPRHEELRQWYLKHAPAVCCG